The following proteins are encoded in a genomic region of Oncorhynchus gorbuscha isolate QuinsamMale2020 ecotype Even-year linkage group LG11, OgorEven_v1.0, whole genome shotgun sequence:
- the LOC124047750 gene encoding receptor activity-modifying protein 1-like: MIFLLLFPVLVLGEIQLQSNVSSNVTFEDNESFQDQEYSAVFRHCNESLLEYFSYIICWNQFHSEMTDINKELWCEWDQVIRPYNELTRCIESLTTNLGCYFPNQVVQDFFIQIHSNFFQACPEEEQLFPDAPSGVVLTLTLIPVSLIPVLVFLVVWKSKICD; this comes from the exons ATGATCTTCCTACTGCTTTTCCCTGTCCTCGTCTTAG GTGAAATTCAATTACAAAGCAATGTCTCATCCAATGTAACATTTGAAGATAACG AAAGTTTTCAGGATCAGGAGTATTCTGCTGTTTTTCGCCACTGCAATGAGAGCCTCCTAGAATACTTCAGCTACATTATATGCTGGAATCAGTTTCACTCTGAAATGACAGACATCAACAAGGAACTCTGGTGTGAATGGGACCAAGTCATCAG ACCATACAATGAGCTGACCAGATGTATCGAGAGCTTGACCACCAACTTAGGATGTTACTTCCCGAACCAAGTGGTGCAAGACTTCTTCATCCAGATCCATTCCAACTTCTTCCAGGCATGTCCGGAGGAGGAGCAGTTATTTCCTGACGCCCCTTCCGGTGTTGTGCTTACCCTTACCCTCATTCCAGTCAGTCTCATCCCCGTCTTGGTTTTCCTAGTGGTCTGGAAGAGCAAGATCTGCGACTAA